The following coding sequences lie in one Heteronotia binoei isolate CCM8104 ecotype False Entrance Well chromosome 6, APGP_CSIRO_Hbin_v1, whole genome shotgun sequence genomic window:
- the CPN1 gene encoding carboxypeptidase N catalytic chain: MSQWLWLLGKILLLMKVAASVNFFHHRYEDLVQALFDVQGACPYITRLYSIGRSVQGRHLYVLEFSDYPGIHEPMEPEFKYVANMHGNEVLGRELLIQLAEFLCEEYRHGNQRITQLIHDTRIHLLPSMNPDGYEVAAAQSQGVWGYLTGRNNANGVDLNRNFPDLNTIMYYNEKHGGSNHHIPLPDNWRSQVEPETLAVIQWMESYNFVLSANLHGGAVVANYPYDKAQVQRNRNNWHKMDTPTPDDTLFQKLAKAYSYAHGWMHQGLSCGDIFPGGITNGASWYSLSKGMQDFNYLHTNCFEITLELSCNKFPPQEELEREWLANREALITYLEEIHQGIKGLVLDENNNKLAGAVIFVQGIGHDVTSGEHGDYFRLLLPGTYDVTASADGYQPETVTVTVGPAGPSVVNFQLRESTVDHTPGPKVSDKGPHSKGLHKKVVPRAAPEDRTQLDGS, encoded by the exons ATGTCTCAGTGGCTCTGGCTCCTTGGGAAAATCCTGCTCTTGATGAAGGTGGCTGCCTCAGTGAACTTCTTCCACCACCGCTATGAAGACCTGGTGCAAGCCCTGTTTGACGTGCAGGGTGCGTGCCCATATATTACCAGGCTGTACAGCATTGGCCGCAGCGTCCAGGGCCGCCACCTCTATGTACTGGAGTTCAGCGACTATCCTGGCATCCATGAGCCCA TGGAGCCGGAGTTCAAGTATGTGGCAAATATGCATGGAAATGAAGTACTTGGTCGGGAGCTGTTAATTCAGCTTGCAGAGTTCCTGTGTGAAGAGTATCGGCATGGCAACCAACGCATCACTCAGCTTATCCATGATACACGCATTCACCTCTTGCCCTCAATGAACCCTGATGGATATGAGGTGGCAGCTGCCCAG AGCCAAGGTGTTTGGGGGTACCTCACAGGGAGAAACAACGCCAATGGAGTTGACCTCAACCGTAATTTTCCTGACCTCAACACCATTATGTATTACAACGAGAAACATGGTGGATCCAACCATCACATCCCCTTGCCAGACAACTGGAGAAGTCAG GTGGAACCAGAGACTCTGGCTGTGATTCAGTGGATGGAAAGCTACAATTTTGTCCTCTCAGCCAATCTTCATGGTGGAGCTGTAGTTGCCAATTATCCGTATGACAAAGCCCAGGTGCAAAGGAACCGGAACAACTGGCACAAAATGGACACCCCCACTCCTGATGACACCCTCTTCCAGAAG ctggcAAAGGCCTATTCCTATGCCCATGGATGGATGCACCAGGGCTTGAGCTGTGGGGACATATTTCCTGGTGGCATCACAAATGGGGCCTCCTGGTATTCACTCAGCAAGG GGATGCAAGACTTTAATTATTTACACACCAACTGCTTTGAGATTACCCTTGAATTAAGCTGCAATAAGTTCCCACCACAGGAGGAACTGGAACGTGAGTGGCTGGCAAACCGAGAAGCCCTGATCACCTATTTGGAGGAG ATTCACCAGGGAATCAAAGGTTTGGTGTTGGATGAGAACAACAATAAACTGGCAGGAGCTGTCATATTTGTCCAAGGAATTGGCCATGATGTCACCTCAG GTGAGCATGGTGACTATTTTCGACTGCTGTTGCCTGGCACTTATGATGTTACTGCATCAGCAGATGGGTATCAGCCAGAGACAGTGACGGTGACAGTGGGTCCAGCTGGACCCTCAGTG GTAAATTTCCAACTCAGAGAGAGCACAGTGGACCATACCCCTGGTCCAAAGGTTTCTGACAAAGGCCCCCACAGTAAAGGTCTGCACAAGAAAGTTGTGCCACGAGCTGCCCCAGAAGACAGAACTCAGCTAGATGGAAGCTGA